The Arachis duranensis cultivar V14167 chromosome 9, aradu.V14167.gnm2.J7QH, whole genome shotgun sequence genomic sequence CTAACCCGCAACATTAGTTGACTATGATCTGATTTTGTATACTTAGGCACTGACTACAGTTGATTGCTACTTGTATAAAGTCATTGTACATGAAAAGTTTTGTGCAGTAGGCTTGTCTGTAAATTTGTAAAACTACTTCTCCTCATAAACTAATGGGGATGCTCTGTTGTTACATTCATACTTGACATTTCTATTGAAAGATATATTGTTGATTTTCCATAGTTCTGTTTCTTGTCTACATTGTGTTTGGTTGGAAGGACATGTGCTTCCTGATTGTTGCCGTGTTAACAAAGgctaaattatatatttattctaaACCTCTGTAAGTATTAGCAGATTGATTGTTTTGgtgctgaaatttttgaaattgcttTCAGGTTCTTGTGAGAACACTGATGCTGAAAATGGGAGTGCTGTTGACTCTTCTTGCAGTCATAGTGTTATCAGTGAAGATGGGTGCTCAAATCTAGAAGAACACAGTGAGGAGGATGATACTGACGATGATTATGCTAGCATACAGAGGCCTGCCTTTTTTGTCGACGGGGAACCTGATTTTGATTCTGGTCCACCAGAAGATGGGTGGGAATATCTTAGGCGTGTCaggtattattttatttatcagcAGTTGATTCTAATCCTGTGATGGGCTTATGCTatgaaattttatttcttcgTGATAATTTATTTCTGTTCTGCTATAGTTCCAAAATTTATGTACATCAGTGAGCTCTGTGGAATAATCATGGGGCAAGTTTCTTCAAAGGATGAAATTGGAGAATGGAGACTAGTAAATTATTAGGGCAATAGGTTAGGAAACTTAGGAGACTATAGCATATATATGACAATATATGCTTAAGATTTTCTGCTAAGCATGAGAAATTTTAATGTGGCATTATAGCTTACTGCTTACCTGCAAGACACTTGACAGAATAGtaagtttcttaatttttatttcttgctTAGGTGGGAGGCAGATCAAATACCAAAAGTGAAGGTAGCCAAACTAGATAGAAGTAAACTCAACAAGGACCAAAGTGCTTACATGCCCAAGATCCCTGATATTGCCAAGTGTCCTGAGCATCTGTTGCCATCCAAACAGTGGGAGGATGTATTTCTTGCTGATTTTTCTGCTCTGAGGGCGGTATGTTCTTCCCTCTCTGTCTCTAAAGTTCTTCAATGTAAATGGACACACACAACAGattctgttatttatttattttcaatttaagaTGATAGTCAATGTCCTTGCTAACAAAGCATTGGTCTGAGCTTGTGCTTTTTTTTCCCCAATGACTTATTCCAGAGTATCTCAGCTCATGAATGTTCGAATGCCATGAATTCCAGTAATATGCAAACCGTTCAGACATCCCAGCTACTTGAGAACAATTCTGGAGAATCTGCTAGTGTAATGAACAAGGACAAGGATGTCCCACTTCAGAGTAATTTAAGTGATAGTAAGACAATTGATCCACCCCTTGAACTGACCTCTGAGGATAAGGATGCCACAATGCCTCTGGAAAATCCTGGATCAAAAACTTCTGTTGATGGAACTAGGAGTAGCTCTCTCAGTCCTCCTATGCTTTCTTCAGTCTTACGAATGGACCCTGTAGCTAGGGTTTCAATGTTGCTCAAACGGATTAGCTTGCTAGAGTCTGCAAGCACTATCTCAAGAAATGATTGCATATGGCTTTTTGCTCTCTGTGCCTCAGTTGATACTCCACTACATGCTGATACTTCCGCCGGTCTCAGGAGTCTGCTGCGGAAGTGTGCTAGCATACGTGCTGGAAAGGCTGAATTGGATGAGGAGGTTGTAATGTTGAACATCCTGGCTACAATTTCGGGGAAGTATTTTGGACAATCCGAAGGTTGAATTCTTGCTTGTTAACTTATTGGTTTTTGACATCTTTTGCTCTGCCCTTTATGGCCTAATTTGGATGTAAAATGCATGCACGAGAACTGTTGAAAATTGTAATGATGTACTTAAGCTTGAATAATACTTGACGCGTTTGTTATTATTACTGAAAGGAAATTCTCTTATATTGAGAGGTGCTAGTTGACTAAAGAAAGTGATGGCTACATACCTACAGTTTTTCTTGAGCTTCTTACTTTATGCTTGCTTTGGAGGCCAGTGTCCCTGCTAAAGGACAAATGTCTCACCTCTGCGTCCTGTTTCAACTATACCATTAAGAGaaaacagtttttttttttcttagacAAACTGACAAAGCAAAAGGGGAAACGAATATACCGATtgccacttcaaattttttccaaatGGAACAATCAATTAATCATGTAGAGAATGCAAAGCTCTAGCAACAAATCCTTAAAATGTTATTTCTGGAAGAATATATCTTTTTTGGTCTATGACGTGGTGCTTCCCAAATCCCAAGTGAAAGGGAAAGTCGTATAGTTGTCCCCCAAAATAGGTAGAGGACCAAATAAAAGCAGATGATTAAACAGCTCATGATTGTCGAAATTCCATTCCATCAAGGTAACAAAATAAATAccatcaaaatttaatacagCAAAATAATGATAACttattttagaatattaatgGAGGACTAATAGTAATATCATTAGCTAATTAGCTAATTCTATgaatagaaaaggaaaaaatgagAAGAATCGGTTTAGGAGAAAGAGGGTAAAGGACTAAAAGTTGCCGCTAGGGTGGGTCATGTGTGCAATCTTTTTGTCTTAAGTGGCTGTGTGTGACTGACAGAGTAAGTGAGTGGCTCACTCCTCTGACTCTGATGTTGTCCTCCGTCAACACTTGCGCGCTTCCTTCTTCCTATTCCCAATTCTCACTCCCCCTTTCCTCACGATGCCTCTTCATCTCCGCCTCTTTCCGCCGCCAAACTCGCACTCGCCCTCGCACCCGCACCCGCAGGCGCCGCAACAAACTCTCCTCCCCTTCCGCCCCCAccttcaccaccaccaccatcaccacctCTACCTCCTTCACCTCTTCCGAACCTAAGCTCGAAACCGTTATCGACATCAACAAACTAACCTCCCAAGCCTCCTCCACTTTCCGCTCTCTTTTCCCTTCCACACTCCGCAAGTTCGTTTCCTCCGCCGCTGACGCCTACACCGATTTGCAAACCCTCGTCACACTCGACCATGACCGCAGGCTCGTCGTCTCCTGTCGCCCTTCCACGTTGCATTTCCTCGGCACCTCCGCGCTTTTCAGCTTCGTCGCCTTCTCTATCCTCAGGTTTCTGGTCAACTCGGTTTCTAGGTTTTTGTCTTGGCGCCGTAACGCCTCTGCCTATAGGCCTATGGTGCGGAGGGACCGAAGCCTTGGCGGAAAAGAGGTCGTCGTTGGTTGGGGGGAGAGTGCCGTTTCCAAGGGGCCGGCGAATCCGTTGTCGCCGGCGGACGGTGGTACTTTGAAGCGAGGCGCTAAGAAGAACAAGATTCGGTTAGAAAGGAAACTGCCAAAATGGTGGCCAGCTGTCATCAACGGTGCTGTTTTCAACCTCGACGAGCAGGACGAATTCAAGAGGCAGGCTTACAGAGTGGTTCGAGGTTtgatttctcttttcttattttgttttctttgtttatacATCTTTTAGATGAGATAGTCATTTGAGTTAGAGATAAAATGAAGTAAGATTTGTTAGTAGCTGAGAATTTTCTCTCTTAGTAGGTTATGTTGTTGATGAAAAAGAGTAGCTCATATCATTGGGGGAAAGAGAGTGTTGGCCATTTCATAAGTAGcttgtgtttcttgttagttgaaATGCATGGTTTTCATATCATTGATGTGGTTTATTAACTATTATGGTTGTTGTCGGTGTTTACTGTTTACAGTGTCTCGTTAAGTTATGGTTCCATTTGTGCACTCTTTTTGTAGGTAAAAATTACATATTTCATAGTTTCCATAGTGTTTTGCGATCCTTTAATTCAAGTTGCAACTCATCCACTTGATTTCCAGCAATTACTGACAGTAGAATGGCGGGAAACGACATCATGGAGGATGATATAATACAAgtcagtttttatttttgtttttgttttttttcttttttttttctttttgtttgtgcTTTTATTCCCTAATTGTGATTTACTTCATTGTCAAATGGTGTATGATAACATTATGTGATATTGAATTAAGTTACTTAACTAAATTTGGTTTTGCGGTTTTGTAACATGTTGAATCTGAGCATCTGTCTAACTGTTAAGCTTTGAACAAGGAGAATAACATAGTAATGGTTTCTATTTATGTTATCGGTGTGTGCATGTTTTATAAGGAAAGTAATTGGTTTTTCTCTTCTCATGATATTTGATTGTGTACTGCCTGTACAAATGAACAGTTGCGTCAACTATGCAGAACTTCTGGCGTGCAAGTATCTTTTGAAACAACAAATATTCGGGATTCCTTGTATCGAGCATctgttaattatgttttaaatgTTTGCAGCAGGTTGGTTTTTCTTAGGCCAACATTCTTGTGCTAGTTAGCAACTTTTAGTGATACAGTCTACTGTCTACCCATGTTGTAAGTCTCATGTAGTTACTGGTTACTTTGGTATCATTCAGGGAACCAACTTACTCTACTTCAATTGATATTAATGGTGAGGATGCTCGGCAATTCCTTGCTGGATTTGCTGAAAATATAGGCCTTGAAAATGTTCGTGCTGCAACAATTGTCTCTGCTGCTGTTGCTGCACGTACACGCTCTTGTCTTCTACAAGCTTGGGTATTTGTTCTCCCCGACTCTTATAATCTAGTAATAGTttcgtttttaaaatttattacatgaGATCATGATTTTGTATTGGTGAAGGCAGTTTTTTATGTTACTTGTAATAAGGCACAAATTCCGAAATTCCTTCCTGCAAAGATCTATGACACCATAGCATTAAATATGGCCATTGGATCCATTTGATGATTACAGGAATGAAAGATTCAGTTGCTGGTTTAAGTCTGACAATTATGTAAATTTGATTATGGGACTTAAGAATGAGAGCTTAACATTTGGTTTCAGTTTTCTGGATAGCTTACTGCAATAATTAAATCTCTGTTCAATTGATGCTTATTTTGGCACTCTTGGTTTATAGGCTCTGGAAATGCAAGGCAAGCATGTTGAATCTATGGCAGAACTGTCAAAAATATGCCATCTTCTGCAGATATTTCCTCCCGAGGAATCATCAGTATGTATCATCAATGAAAGTTTCTACTTTTCTCTTTATGTCCACTCAGGGCCGCTGTGAGAGAGAAGGAtcaatatttttgtaaacccgTCTGCTATACCATGTAATTTACTAGCTGCTTTCTAGCACTTATCATGGATATTTACTGCAGCCCGAAATGGAGATGGTTGGTCGAGGCCTAACAAAACACTTGAAGCTGGAGCAAAGAAAACACCTCATGTTTCTCTTTGGCAAAGTTTCCGGTGACAACAACCACAGGATTGCAAGAGAAGCCCTTGGTTTGGTGCGATTCCATTGTAGTATACTAATTCTTAGTGAAATTTAAAAGTTGAATCAAGTTATTGCTTATGCAACTATAAGTCAACGTTCTGAAGTAGTTTTCCTGAATTGGGTGTTAATGATGAGAAAGTTTTCAATCCCAATGATTTTGTTCTTTTCATGCTTAGCCCTTTTTAATCTGTATTATAAATGTAAAATTTATGTTCTGCTTATAGTTAATAAGCCAGTGGGTATAATGCGTAGTTCTAAAAGCAAAAATAATGTTACTCAACTGATTCTATGGGTCTGCATTTTTGTTGTCTTGTGTTAGTATTTGCCTTTTGATTTGGTATGCCAGTCATGTACATAATATAGAGCAAGGTATATTTCGtcctttattgttgattttacAGTGTTCTCATCTAATCAATTTTTCTCCGCTGTGTAGATGCATTCTCAAAATTTGCAGAGCGATCAAGTTGACAACATGGCGTGATAGATATACTAATGTACCTGCAGACCTGTTCAACatgaataaataaacaaataagtgCCTGCAGACTGCATCCATTCTTTTTAGTGGTACACATACATAGGTGAATTGTTTAGCTAGCGTCTGCTTATTCAGTGATATTTATTTGAAGCTTTGGATAGTTAAGTATAGTGATGTATCAATATAAACGTCGTTTAATactattgaaaaataaagagcTTATCATCGTTTTTCACTTGTCTATATATAAAATTGAACTGGTGTGGTGTGGTGCACCAATCTTCATCGAGGGGATGACCCTTTGACATCAACTGCTTTcgcttttcttttttcctttttatttcaagaattgcatatttaattatttactgtTGACAGGGGGAAAATGGTACATTCCTCAAATTAATGGATCTAAGAATTCAAATTACTAAACTAGATAGATCTAAGAACCAGCAATATTTTCTCCAATGATAGCAAACAATCTGAGGTTCtttaactaactactctacaGTTTATCTTGTAgttaaaaaattgtaataaaattttaagaggaTATACTCATATAGGAACTTAAGAAATTTtatgttgtatatttttgtttttaagaaaattttattacaTTCAGACCTCTAAATGTTATTAGGTTGATTATAGAAAGATTCACGAATTAAAATGAGCTACAAATTTCAGAAGTACTATAAAGCCACGAAGTTCTTAGATACAAAAATTTTAGAGAAGCACATTTGCATAATGATCACTGCCAACTATTAGTGTGTATTAAATAGTAATTATGGATTTAATAATGACCAACAATTTATGATAATCTGGTACACGCAGACAAGAAAACACGCAGCGCAAGAGAACACTGCAAATTGAAGCGAAAGAAACATCCAACCCGAAAAATATAggtacattttttattttattttttctatttataaattttggtgtgtttaataataaactaataatacaATAGACTAATAGAATATGGAGAGGGAACAGGGAAGTGATGATTCCACCCAACTTAACCGGTGAGAGTGACTCACCAAACTTACAAATCCCGCTTTGACTCCACTCATTTTCGCCATAACGCTCAAACCTGATTGGTCCGTCACGCTGCGCCCTGTGACTCACCACACG encodes the following:
- the LOC107467712 gene encoding uncharacterized protein LOC107467712; the encoded protein is MADASDCDGFNPAATRKNGTEKKEEKDMPLSQQQEEEERSVLDSEQALALPGSELEAKKQRLLEELESALLPKTKLRDSMNSNNLQDLPLSSSSSSFAVPVATSIGLGLGIQVIDETAVFETFALPSASSASSGTAKGKGTKAKAKANADVAVKKDGNKKSNSRRKAKKNAVALKQHNNMNGKKNATGAAIPNGTGKKRRYSRKEMEALRFVNEDKQRFFWNEIYRGLQPHVANEYDTLFAVASVPYFPNKKPTPPILSSCENTDAENGSAVDSSCSHSVISEDGCSNLEEHSEEDDTDDDYASIQRPAFFVDGEPDFDSGPPEDGWEYLRRVRWEADQIPKVKVAKLDRSKLNKDQSAYMPKIPDIAKCPEHLLPSKQWEDVFLADFSALRASISAHECSNAMNSSNMQTVQTSQLLENNSGESASVMNKDKDVPLQSNLSDSKTIDPPLELTSEDKDATMPLENPGSKTSVDGTRSSSLSPPMLSSVLRMDPVARVSMLLKRISLLESASTISRNDCIWLFALCASVDTPLHADTSAGLRSLLRKCASIRAGKAELDEEVVMLNILATISGKYFGQSEG
- the LOC107467707 gene encoding uncharacterized protein LOC107467707, which produces MLSSVNTCALPSSYSQFSLPLSSRCLFISASFRRQTRTRPRTRTRRRRNKLSSPSAPTFTTTTITTSTSFTSSEPKLETVIDINKLTSQASSTFRSLFPSTLRKFVSSAADAYTDLQTLVTLDHDRRLVVSCRPSTLHFLGTSALFSFVAFSILRFLVNSVSRFLSWRRNASAYRPMVRRDRSLGGKEVVVGWGESAVSKGPANPLSPADGGTLKRGAKKNKIRLERKLPKWWPAVINGAVFNLDEQDEFKRQAYRVVRAITDSRMAGNDIMEDDIIQLRQLCRTSGVQVSFETTNIRDSLYRASVNYVLNVCSREPTYSTSIDINGEDARQFLAGFAENIGLENVRAATIVSAAVAARTRSCLLQAWALEMQGKHVESMAELSKICHLLQIFPPEESSPEMEMVGRGLTKHLKLEQRKHLMFLFGKVSGDNNHRIAREALGLMHSQNLQSDQVDNMA